A region of Rhizorhabdus wittichii RW1 DNA encodes the following proteins:
- a CDS encoding major facilitator superfamily MFS_1 (PFAM: General substrate transporter; major facilitator superfamily MFS_1), with translation MKQAIARDGAPTVEALIDAAPISRLQIAAIVLCVLASVLDGFDTQSIAFVAPAISAQWSVSQLEFGFVFSATLLGSVIGSAVFGIMADRIGRRRLIIATTAMFGLFSAACALAANFEQLLAFRFLGGLGMGGLIPNMLALAAEYAPRRVRATIVTGVLWGFPFGAVLGGIVSAPLLEQAGWRAIFWLGAAAPALLALAMIPLMPESLRYLSLDPGKRDQVVGLLRRIAPERADAVVIEARQAERARPGVTQLFTADLAVPTVILSISLFLSLFLTYALINWVPTLLTRSGLSMSSAILGAVALNFGGIVGSAFFSWGLDRVARPALLLAAGYGAAAGMIALTSLGGGSPVVALTLLLLCGVFQIGAQLSLTAYTTAIFPVRLRGTGIGFVQAVGRTGSLIGPVVGGLLLSLGVQPNEMLLLSVIPAGLCGLALLLLGAMRRSERGSQASTMEERQ, from the coding sequence ATGAAGCAGGCGATTGCCAGGGATGGCGCCCCCACCGTCGAAGCGCTGATCGACGCCGCGCCGATCAGTCGCCTCCAGATCGCCGCGATCGTGCTGTGCGTGCTCGCTTCGGTGCTCGACGGCTTCGACACCCAGTCGATCGCCTTCGTCGCGCCCGCGATCTCCGCGCAATGGTCGGTCTCGCAGCTCGAATTCGGCTTCGTCTTCTCCGCGACGCTGCTGGGATCGGTGATCGGCAGCGCGGTGTTCGGCATCATGGCCGACCGGATCGGCCGTCGTCGGCTGATCATCGCCACCACCGCGATGTTCGGCCTGTTCAGCGCCGCCTGCGCGCTGGCCGCCAATTTCGAGCAATTGCTCGCCTTCCGCTTCCTCGGCGGGCTGGGGATGGGCGGGCTGATCCCGAACATGCTCGCGCTGGCCGCCGAATATGCGCCGCGCCGCGTCCGCGCGACCATCGTCACCGGCGTGCTGTGGGGCTTCCCGTTCGGGGCGGTGCTCGGCGGGATCGTCTCGGCGCCGCTGCTCGAGCAGGCGGGCTGGCGCGCGATCTTCTGGCTGGGCGCGGCGGCCCCCGCGCTGCTCGCGCTGGCGATGATCCCGCTGATGCCGGAGTCGCTGCGCTATCTCAGCCTCGATCCGGGCAAGCGCGATCAGGTCGTCGGCCTGCTGCGCCGGATCGCGCCGGAGCGGGCGGACGCGGTCGTCATCGAAGCGCGGCAGGCCGAACGGGCCAGGCCGGGCGTCACGCAGCTCTTCACCGCCGACCTCGCCGTTCCAACGGTGATCCTGTCGATCAGCCTCTTCCTTTCGCTGTTCCTGACCTATGCCCTGATCAACTGGGTGCCGACGCTGCTGACCAGGAGCGGCCTGTCGATGTCCAGCGCGATCCTCGGGGCGGTGGCGCTCAACTTCGGCGGCATCGTCGGCAGCGCCTTCTTCTCCTGGGGGCTGGACCGGGTCGCGCGGCCGGCGCTGCTGCTCGCGGCGGGCTATGGCGCGGCGGCGGGCATGATCGCGCTGACCTCGCTGGGCGGCGGCAGCCCGGTGGTCGCGCTGACCCTGCTGCTGCTGTGCGGCGTGTTCCAGATCGGGGCGCAGCTCTCGCTGACCGCCTACACCACCGCGATCTTCCCGGTGCGGCTGCGCGGCACCGGCATCGGCTTCGTCCAGGCGGTGGGCCGCACCGGATCGCTGATCGGGCCGGTGGTCGGTGGGCTGCTGCTGTCGCTCGGCGTGCAGCCGAACGAGATGCTGCTCCTTTCGGTGATCCCCGCCGGGCTCTGCGGCCTCGCGCTGCTCCTGCTGGGGGCGATGCGCCGATCGGAGCGGGGATCGCAAGCATCCACCATGGAGGAACGGCAATGA
- a CDS encoding 5-carboxymethyl-2-hydroxymuconate Delta-isomerase (PFAM: fumarylacetoacetate (FAA) hydrolase), whose amino-acid sequence MRLVTFHHQGRTGFGCVEGDRVLDFAPHGEARSLRDCLPLGLEEWRRLADAARRSGGLALADVRLMAPIPDARKFLALGGNYASHAAEAEKAGFRRGTAQIWFNKQVSCINGPYDPVVRPKVSHQLDYEGELGVIIGKDCRYKAGDAVWEHLAGYVVCCDYSVRDWQLRAPTHTLGKSFDTHGPLGPWIVTRDEIADVHALDLRLTVNGELRQSASTADMIHKIPALIEELSTAFTLQAGDILSTGTPAGVGGLFDPPRYLVPGDVVRVEIGSIGHIENIIVDEPGA is encoded by the coding sequence ATGCGGCTCGTCACATTCCACCATCAGGGCCGGACCGGCTTCGGCTGCGTCGAAGGCGATCGGGTGCTCGACTTCGCCCCGCACGGCGAGGCGCGGAGCCTGCGCGACTGTCTGCCGCTGGGACTCGAGGAATGGCGGCGGCTCGCCGATGCGGCGCGCCGCTCGGGCGGCCTCGCGCTCGCCGACGTCCGGCTGATGGCGCCGATTCCGGATGCGCGGAAATTCCTGGCGCTCGGCGGCAATTACGCCTCGCACGCCGCCGAGGCGGAGAAGGCCGGATTCCGCCGCGGCACGGCGCAGATCTGGTTCAACAAGCAGGTGTCGTGCATCAACGGCCCCTATGATCCGGTGGTGCGGCCGAAGGTGTCGCACCAGCTCGATTATGAAGGCGAGCTGGGCGTCATCATCGGCAAGGATTGCCGGTACAAGGCTGGCGACGCGGTGTGGGAGCATCTCGCCGGCTATGTCGTCTGCTGCGACTATTCGGTGCGCGACTGGCAGCTGCGCGCGCCGACGCACACGCTGGGCAAGTCGTTCGACACCCATGGCCCGCTGGGTCCCTGGATCGTCACCCGCGACGAGATAGCCGACGTCCACGCGCTCGACCTCAGGCTGACCGTCAACGGCGAGCTGCGGCAGAGCGCCAGCACCGCCGACATGATCCACAAGATTCCGGCGCTGATCGAGGAGCTGTCGACCGCCTTCACCCTGCAAGCCGGCGACATCCTGTCGACCGGCACGCCGGCCGGGGTCGGCGGGCTGTTCGATCCGCCCCGCTACCTGGTGCCCGGCGACGTGGTGCGCGTCGAGATCGGCTCGATCGGGCATATCGAGAATATCATCGTCGACGAGCCGGGCGCCTGA
- a CDS encoding regulatory protein, LuxR (PFAM: regulatory protein, LuxR), producing MALDNLATMAQIDRLILSIGEDDFGEALFHTTQMVGDVDHVMVFAFAEEEDRPRVVINTGLIPAATAADAAAAYVEELYALDPNLPQVRAQPEGRAGWFEFDGGRGWDERLHRGFLVPTGVSDMILFAVMQEKVVYLVQMHRLYGHHFARAQRWLLTQIGELIAANIRKHFSYMHTLRGPNQFLIGRVLTEAALFQSITPRERLVCIGILTGHTSESIARNLSISVNSVLTYRKRLYEKLEISSQNELFVRIIDALMRLNWDGREVPTPAGRMEVNASRARLRGRPLAADLAFAQAFFDRSKTQPVASHWDN from the coding sequence ATGGCTTTGGACAACCTTGCCACCATGGCGCAGATCGACCGGCTGATCCTCTCGATCGGAGAGGATGATTTCGGCGAGGCGCTGTTCCACACCACGCAGATGGTCGGCGACGTCGACCATGTCATGGTGTTCGCCTTCGCGGAGGAGGAGGATCGCCCCCGCGTCGTGATCAACACGGGCCTGATCCCGGCGGCGACGGCGGCCGACGCCGCGGCCGCCTATGTCGAGGAGCTCTACGCGCTCGACCCCAACCTGCCGCAGGTCCGCGCCCAGCCCGAGGGGCGAGCCGGCTGGTTCGAGTTCGACGGCGGGCGCGGCTGGGACGAGCGGCTGCACCGCGGCTTCCTGGTGCCGACCGGGGTCAGCGACATGATCCTGTTCGCGGTGATGCAGGAGAAGGTGGTCTATCTCGTCCAGATGCACCGGCTCTACGGCCATCATTTCGCGCGCGCGCAACGCTGGCTGCTGACCCAGATCGGCGAACTGATCGCGGCCAACATCCGCAAGCATTTCTCCTACATGCACACGCTGCGCGGGCCCAACCAGTTCCTGATCGGCCGGGTGCTCACCGAAGCCGCGTTGTTCCAGTCGATCACCCCGCGCGAGCGGCTGGTCTGTATCGGCATCCTCACCGGGCACACCTCCGAAAGCATCGCGCGGAACCTGTCGATCTCGGTCAACAGCGTGCTGACCTATCGCAAGCGGCTCTACGAGAAGCTGGAGATCAGTTCGCAGAACGAGCTCTTCGTCCGCATCATCGACGCGCTGATGCGGCTCAACTGGGACGGGCGGGAGGTGCCGACGCCCGCCGGCCGGATGGAGGTCAACGCATCGCGGGCGCGACTGCGCGGCCGTCCGCTGGCGGCGGACCTGGCCTTCGCGCAGGCCTTCTTCGATCGGTCCAAGACCCAGCCTGTCGCAAGCCATTGGGATAACTGA
- a CDS encoding short-chain dehydrogenase/reductase SDR (PFAM: NAD-dependent epimerase/dehydratase; short-chain dehydrogenase/reductase SDR): MSGPAGLLDGRVAVVTGAARGIGRAIAALFLEQGATVVAGDVAPIDLDHPRCTAIACDVRREEEMAALFDRAIGDHGRIDCLVNNAASPGAIDGIATLAARQFDETVATVLRSTFLGMHLALPGLRRSDAGSIVNIGSTSALVAAPVLQAYGAAKAGVAMLTRNAALELGPLGIRVNCLCPGGIATAMYGIAAGLEPDAAEAARDRVAANLGPLQPLGRAGRPEEVAQAALFLAGPWSSYVTGQVIAVDGGMSVGRAMPADTAPQDFFRRVVGID; this comes from the coding sequence GTGAGCGGCCCGGCGGGCCTGCTCGACGGCCGGGTCGCGGTGGTGACCGGCGCGGCGCGCGGCATCGGCCGGGCGATCGCCGCGCTGTTCCTGGAGCAGGGCGCGACGGTGGTCGCGGGGGACGTGGCGCCGATCGACCTCGATCATCCCCGCTGCACCGCGATCGCCTGCGACGTGCGCCGCGAGGAGGAGATGGCGGCGCTGTTCGACCGGGCGATCGGCGACCATGGCCGGATCGATTGCCTGGTCAACAATGCCGCGAGCCCCGGCGCGATCGACGGCATCGCGACGCTGGCCGCCCGGCAGTTCGACGAGACCGTCGCCACCGTCCTGCGCAGCACCTTCCTGGGCATGCATCTCGCGCTGCCGGGCCTGCGCCGGTCGGACGCCGGCTCGATCGTCAACATTGGATCGACCTCCGCGCTGGTCGCGGCGCCGGTGCTGCAAGCCTATGGGGCGGCCAAGGCGGGCGTGGCGATGCTGACCCGCAACGCGGCGCTCGAACTCGGGCCGCTGGGCATCCGGGTCAATTGCCTGTGCCCCGGCGGCATCGCGACCGCGATGTACGGCATCGCCGCCGGGCTGGAGCCCGACGCGGCGGAGGCCGCCCGCGACCGCGTCGCCGCCAATCTGGGGCCGTTGCAGCCGCTCGGCCGCGCCGGCCGGCCCGAGGAGGTCGCGCAGGCGGCGCTGTTCCTCGCGGGCCCCTGGTCGAGCTACGTCACCGGGCAGGTGATCGCGGTCGACGGCGGGATGAGCGTTGGCCGCGCCATGCCGGCGGACACCGCGCCGCAAGACTTCTTCCGCCGCGTGGTGGGTATCGACTGA
- a CDS encoding peptidase S15 (PFAM: peptidase S15), producing MTRIGAGGIALTGEDIRIAAGDGVELDLMLYRPAIAAAVLPAVILCPGGVGTGMFEIVEWLAGPLRDAGFVAVTMNWRSGLPDRDPDDVSAAIDWLSAQPGVDPSRIGVMGMSRGGNAALRATALDPRIRACATFGAVTDLLQQAVSVKDYAPGRYRMFLDWLGSPDEHADRYRAVSAITHAAKIGQPLLMVHGQHDMHSPPEQSLWMDEAVRRGGNADSRVEIVPMMCHYGDVIPNHFGFDRLRALILPFLIDRL from the coding sequence ATGACGAGGATCGGCGCGGGGGGCATCGCCCTGACCGGCGAGGACATCCGCATCGCGGCGGGCGACGGCGTGGAACTCGACCTGATGCTCTATCGCCCGGCGATCGCGGCGGCGGTGTTGCCCGCCGTCATCCTCTGCCCCGGCGGGGTCGGCACCGGCATGTTCGAGATCGTCGAGTGGCTGGCCGGGCCGCTGCGCGACGCCGGCTTCGTGGCGGTGACGATGAACTGGCGGTCGGGCCTGCCCGACCGTGACCCGGACGACGTGTCGGCGGCGATCGACTGGCTGAGCGCCCAGCCCGGCGTCGATCCCTCGCGGATCGGGGTGATGGGCATGTCGCGCGGCGGCAACGCGGCGCTGCGCGCGACCGCGCTCGATCCCCGGATCAGGGCCTGCGCGACCTTCGGCGCGGTGACAGACCTGTTGCAGCAGGCGGTGAGCGTGAAGGACTATGCGCCGGGGCGCTACCGGATGTTCCTCGACTGGCTGGGATCGCCCGACGAGCATGCCGACCGCTACCGGGCGGTGTCGGCGATCACCCATGCCGCGAAGATCGGCCAGCCGCTGCTGATGGTCCATGGCCAGCACGACATGCATTCCCCGCCCGAACAGTCGCTGTGGATGGACGAGGCGGTGCGGCGCGGCGGCAATGCCGACAGCCGGGTCGAGATCGTCCCGATGATGTGCCATTATGGCGACGTCATCCCCAACCATTTCGGCTTCGACCGGCTCCGCGCGCTGATCCTGCCTTTCCTGATCGATCGGCTGTGA
- a CDS encoding FMN-dependent alpha-hydroxy acid dehydrogenase (PFAM: FMN-dependent alpha-hydroxy acid dehydrogenase), with product MADVRHCVTIADLRAIARRRLPEFAFVPMETGSGDGSGPGRNVAAFDRFPLTARALVDVREVRQQVEIFGRPYASPFGLSAVGYANNLRPFADQMLAEAAMEAKLPFMLSGGSTAAIEEIARIAPGHVWQQLYSAKDPAITDRAIGRAADAGVEVLVHTVDSPVPPRNDWLARSGIALPAKVRWSAWPYVLWQAATHPRWSLGHLARGGLPRLESWTEYAPAGARAATIARLFQNQVPSVQTWDEVERIRRLWPGRLVIKGLVHAGDVRRARDCGADAVAVSNHGGNKLDVMPAAIDSLCALVGTGAPALPLFFDGGVRKGAHILIALALGARFAFAGRAPLYGVIAGGTAGALRAIDILKDEIGRTLALIGCPDAAGLDGGYLHCGAPTLPEEEKP from the coding sequence ATGGCCGACGTTCGTCATTGCGTCACCATCGCCGACCTGCGCGCGATCGCGCGGCGGCGCCTGCCCGAATTCGCCTTCGTGCCGATGGAGACCGGCAGCGGCGACGGATCGGGGCCCGGCCGCAACGTCGCGGCCTTCGATCGCTTCCCGCTGACCGCGCGGGCGCTGGTCGACGTGCGCGAGGTGCGCCAGCAGGTCGAGATATTCGGGCGGCCTTATGCCAGCCCGTTCGGCCTTTCGGCGGTCGGCTATGCCAACAACCTGCGGCCGTTCGCCGACCAGATGCTGGCCGAGGCGGCGATGGAGGCGAAGCTGCCCTTCATGCTGTCGGGCGGCAGCACCGCCGCGATCGAGGAGATCGCCCGGATCGCGCCCGGTCATGTCTGGCAGCAGCTCTACAGCGCGAAGGACCCGGCGATCACCGACCGGGCGATCGGCCGCGCCGCCGACGCCGGCGTCGAGGTGCTCGTCCATACCGTCGACAGCCCGGTTCCGCCGCGCAATGACTGGCTCGCCCGATCGGGCATCGCGCTGCCGGCGAAGGTGCGATGGAGCGCCTGGCCCTATGTGCTGTGGCAGGCGGCCACCCATCCGCGCTGGTCGCTGGGCCATCTGGCGCGGGGCGGGCTGCCGCGGCTGGAGAGCTGGACGGAATATGCGCCGGCCGGGGCCCGCGCGGCGACGATCGCGCGACTGTTCCAGAACCAGGTGCCGAGCGTCCAGACCTGGGACGAGGTGGAACGCATCCGCCGCCTCTGGCCGGGCCGGCTGGTGATCAAGGGGCTGGTCCATGCCGGGGACGTGCGCCGGGCGCGGGATTGCGGCGCCGATGCCGTCGCCGTCTCCAACCATGGCGGCAACAAGCTCGACGTCATGCCGGCCGCGATCGACTCGCTGTGCGCGCTGGTCGGCACGGGCGCGCCGGCCCTGCCGCTGTTCTTCGACGGCGGCGTCCGCAAGGGCGCGCACATCCTGATCGCGCTCGCGCTCGGCGCCCGCTTCGCCTTCGCCGGGCGGGCGCCGCTGTACGGCGTCATTGCCGGGGGCACCGCCGGCGCGCTGCGCGCGATCGACATCCTCAAGGACGAGATCGGCCGCACGCTGGCGCTGATCGGTTGTCCCGACGCCGCGGGGCTGGACGGCGGATATCTGCATTGCGGAGCACCCACGCTCCCCGAAGAGGAGAAGCCATGA
- a CDS encoding class II aldolase/adducin family protein (PFAM: class II aldolase/adducin family protein), whose protein sequence is MTALPDLADEAGARFHLAALYRLIDHHFPSTDGIYNHISLRVPGRPDDMLIKRHHLLYEEVTASNLVVADMTGDLDEGSEVNRPGFVLHGAILRARPDLNCVVHIHSNPGLAMSAHGGGLRMLSQNALRFYRRIGSHPYEGITDGPAEGPRIAAALGTDNIAVILQNHGLAVAGRTPREAFERTRDLIIACETQLMLEATGAAVIEIPEPVCERVARQYVAHDAGRGSADWPAWIRRLDRLDPGYRA, encoded by the coding sequence ATGACGGCCCTTCCCGACCTCGCCGACGAAGCCGGCGCGCGCTTCCACCTCGCCGCGCTGTACCGGCTGATCGACCATCATTTCCCGTCGACCGACGGCATCTACAACCATATCAGCCTGCGCGTGCCGGGCCGGCCCGACGATATGCTGATCAAACGGCACCATCTTCTCTACGAGGAGGTGACGGCGTCCAACCTGGTCGTCGCGGACATGACCGGCGACCTCGACGAGGGCAGCGAGGTCAACCGGCCCGGCTTCGTCCTGCACGGCGCGATCCTGCGGGCGCGGCCGGACCTGAACTGCGTCGTCCACATCCATTCCAATCCCGGCCTGGCGATGAGCGCGCATGGCGGCGGGCTGCGGATGCTGTCGCAGAACGCGCTGCGCTTCTACAGGCGGATCGGCTCGCATCCCTATGAGGGGATCACCGACGGCCCGGCCGAGGGACCGCGCATCGCGGCGGCGCTGGGGACGGACAATATCGCGGTGATCCTGCAGAACCACGGGCTCGCCGTCGCAGGCCGGACGCCCCGCGAAGCCTTCGAGCGGACTCGCGACCTGATCATCGCCTGCGAGACGCAGCTGATGCTCGAAGCGACCGGCGCCGCGGTGATCGAGATTCCCGAACCGGTGTGCGAACGGGTCGCGCGCCAATATGTCGCCCATGACGCGGGCCGGGGCTCGGCCGACTGGCCGGCCTGGATACGGCGGCTCGATCGGCTCGACCCCGGCTATCGCGCCTAG
- a CDS encoding luciferase family protein (PFAM: luciferase family protein) — protein sequence MKFGLFGGASVATSGTVSDSMQSLDAYIDYVCLADRLGYHGLFLVEHHFMGTGQISSALSLLAYLAARTRRIRLGTGVVVLPWHNPVLLAEQVATIDQLSGGRFDLGVGRGYRPNEFAGFRMSPEEATRRYAETLAFLRRCWSGGGRFEHRGEFWQFDDVVIDPPARQQPHPPMWVGAASDDSIRRAGADGFNLLLDQIGTPEIVGRRIATYREAVEGCGRRFDPASVGVTRALHLVDNDADWRAAHELRRKLVDQLKAQAGAGASSFAHDKLQTFSDSAFTVDEAALIGYPHEVADKVELLRQQGVDYVLLADVTGSPRSLEVFAREIMPRFADAAPGKVGEAA from the coding sequence ATGAAATTCGGATTGTTCGGCGGCGCGTCCGTCGCCACCTCGGGCACTGTCAGCGACAGCATGCAGAGCCTCGATGCCTATATCGACTATGTCTGCCTCGCCGATCGCCTCGGCTATCACGGCCTCTTCCTGGTCGAGCATCATTTCATGGGCACGGGGCAGATATCCTCCGCGCTCTCGCTGCTGGCGTACCTCGCCGCGCGGACGCGGCGCATCCGGCTCGGCACCGGCGTCGTCGTGCTGCCCTGGCACAATCCGGTGCTGCTGGCCGAGCAGGTCGCGACGATCGACCAGCTCTCCGGCGGCCGCTTCGACCTGGGGGTCGGGCGCGGCTATCGCCCGAACGAGTTCGCCGGCTTCCGCATGAGCCCCGAGGAAGCGACCCGGCGCTATGCCGAGACGCTGGCCTTCCTGCGCCGCTGCTGGAGCGGCGGCGGCCGCTTCGAGCATCGCGGCGAGTTCTGGCAGTTCGACGACGTCGTCATCGACCCGCCTGCCCGCCAGCAGCCGCATCCGCCGATGTGGGTGGGCGCCGCGAGCGACGATTCGATCCGCCGCGCGGGCGCCGACGGCTTCAACCTGCTGCTCGACCAGATCGGCACGCCCGAGATCGTCGGCCGGCGCATCGCCACCTATCGCGAGGCGGTCGAGGGCTGCGGCCGGCGGTTCGACCCGGCCAGCGTCGGCGTGACCCGCGCGCTCCACCTGGTCGACAACGACGCGGACTGGCGCGCCGCGCACGAGCTGCGCCGCAAGCTGGTCGACCAGTTGAAGGCGCAGGCGGGCGCGGGCGCCTCCTCCTTCGCGCATGACAAGCTCCAGACCTTCTCCGACAGCGCCTTCACCGTCGATGAGGCCGCGCTGATCGGCTATCCGCACGAAGTCGCCGACAAGGTCGAGCTGCTGCGCCAACAGGGCGTCGACTATGTGCTGCTGGCCGACGTCACCGGCTCGCCCCGGTCGCTGGAGGTCTTCGCGCGGGAGATCATGCCGCGCTTCGCCGACGCCGCCCCCGGCAAGGTCGGCGAAGCCGCCTGA
- a CDS encoding glucose-methanol-choline oxidoreductase (PFAM: glucose-methanol-choline oxidoreductase; GMC oxidoreductase) produces MRPDPVLPSRTDYVIVGGGTAGCILASRLSEDPRVTVLLIEAGEDHAPGEEPEEIRDSFPRAATPAHLWPGLVVERRAGQPPRPFEQARVIGGGSSVMGMLAMRGLPDDYDQWAAEGAQGWGWAEVLPYFRKLERDEDCDGPLHGRDGPLSVRRQPPESWPPFCRAISDAAQGRGLPVAEDLNGPPADGVYPVPMNNTPRHRVSAASAYLTAEVRARRNLVVAARISVSSILIRDGRATGVELVRDGAAQIVEAGEVILSAGTLHSPALLLRSGIGPGLRIAAAGVGAGLQNHPLLPLSVVLRRHALQSDAIRPAFQNCLRYSSGHPDTPGGDMFMTVLNKTGLHPLGRRIGGLMLAVYKSFSRGEVTLDPASGAPRVRFNLLADERDEARLAGAVRFAAALLADPAVRRTADTAFFPVNGPLIQRLARPDPASRVANRIAAAALDAPAMLRRIAVRRAGPSLDRLLRDEEALRAFVRDQAVPTGHVCGTCRMGSDDASVVDPRLRVRGLDGLRVVDASVMPSMVRANTNIPVAMIAEKAADIIKGERR; encoded by the coding sequence ATGCGGCCTGATCCGGTGCTGCCGAGCCGTACAGATTATGTCATCGTCGGCGGGGGCACGGCCGGCTGCATCCTGGCGAGCCGGCTGTCGGAGGACCCGCGCGTCACCGTGCTGCTGATCGAGGCGGGAGAGGACCATGCCCCCGGCGAGGAGCCCGAGGAGATTCGCGACAGCTTCCCGCGCGCGGCGACCCCGGCGCATCTCTGGCCCGGCCTCGTGGTGGAGCGGCGCGCGGGCCAGCCGCCCCGGCCGTTCGAGCAGGCGCGGGTGATCGGCGGCGGGTCGAGCGTGATGGGCATGCTGGCGATGCGCGGCCTGCCCGACGACTATGACCAATGGGCCGCAGAAGGCGCGCAGGGCTGGGGCTGGGCCGAGGTGCTGCCCTATTTCCGGAAGCTCGAACGCGACGAGGATTGCGATGGGCCGCTGCACGGGCGCGACGGCCCCTTGTCCGTCCGCCGCCAGCCCCCCGAAAGCTGGCCGCCCTTCTGCCGGGCGATCTCGGACGCGGCGCAGGGGCGGGGCCTGCCGGTCGCGGAGGACCTCAACGGACCGCCGGCGGACGGCGTCTATCCGGTGCCGATGAACAATACGCCGCGCCATCGCGTCTCCGCCGCCTCGGCCTATCTGACCGCCGAGGTGCGGGCGCGCCGCAACCTGGTCGTCGCCGCGCGGATCAGCGTGTCGTCGATCCTGATCCGCGACGGACGCGCGACCGGCGTCGAGCTGGTCCGCGACGGCGCCGCGCAGATCGTCGAAGCCGGGGAGGTCATCCTGTCGGCGGGGACGCTGCATTCGCCCGCGCTGCTGCTCCGTTCGGGGATTGGGCCGGGGTTGCGGATCGCGGCGGCCGGCGTCGGCGCCGGGTTGCAGAACCATCCGCTGCTGCCGCTGTCGGTCGTGCTGCGGCGCCACGCGCTGCAATCCGACGCGATCCGGCCGGCTTTCCAGAACTGCCTGCGCTATTCGTCAGGGCATCCGGACACGCCCGGCGGCGACATGTTCATGACCGTGCTCAACAAGACCGGGCTGCATCCGCTGGGCCGGCGGATCGGCGGGCTGATGCTGGCGGTCTACAAGAGCTTCAGCCGGGGCGAGGTGACGCTCGATCCGGCATCGGGCGCGCCGCGTGTCCGCTTCAACCTGCTCGCCGACGAGCGAGACGAGGCGCGGCTTGCCGGCGCGGTCCGCTTCGCCGCCGCGCTGCTGGCGGACCCGGCGGTCCGGCGCACGGCGGACACGGCCTTCTTCCCGGTGAACGGCCCGCTGATCCAGCGCCTCGCGCGGCCCGATCCGGCGAGCCGCGTCGCCAACCGGATTGCGGCCGCCGCGCTCGACGCGCCCGCCATGCTGCGCCGGATCGCCGTGCGCCGCGCTGGTCCGTCGCTCGATCGGCTGCTCCGCGACGAGGAGGCCCTGCGTGCTTTCGTGCGCGATCAGGCGGTGCCGACGGGGCATGTCTGCGGCACCTGCCGGATGGGATCGGACGATGCGTCGGTGGTCGATCCGCGCCTGCGGGTCCGCGGGCTCGACGGCCTGCGCGTCGTCGACGCGTCGGTGATGCCGTCGATGGTGCGGGCCAACACCAATATTCCGGTTGCGATGATCGCGGAAAAGGCCGCCGACATCATCAAGGGGGAGCGGAGATGA
- a CDS encoding luciferase family protein (PFAM: luciferase family protein) produces the protein MAALYADRLDFARAAERFGFAAYYVAEHHSTPLGHASSPSVFLAALSQHTATMRIGSMVHVLPAYQPLRLAEEICMLDHLSNGRLDIGVGRGASPYEVGLFGIGTQDARAVFEEALTVIRAFLREDVLSHRGEFFTYRDIPLTMRPLQPGGPPMWYGAFSERNLRFAAAHGLNVTLSGPPQRLRELSSRYRAIWRELHEGAPPPGMASMYQMFVARSDEEAARIVAPAYAKWYESMTQLWRHNNAMPRETLPPTFEQAMRQGSIIAGSAETVRQRMQQLLDASGLDRLLLQCNLGTMPHQAALESLQCFHEEVAPHLHVAPRTDGFEADAA, from the coding sequence ATGGCGGCGCTTTATGCGGACCGGCTCGATTTCGCGCGGGCGGCCGAGCGGTTCGGCTTCGCGGCCTATTATGTCGCCGAGCATCATTCGACGCCGCTGGGCCACGCCTCCTCGCCCAGCGTCTTCCTGGCGGCGCTGTCGCAGCACACCGCGACCATGCGGATCGGATCGATGGTGCATGTCCTGCCGGCCTATCAGCCGCTCCGCCTCGCGGAGGAGATCTGCATGCTCGATCATCTAAGCAACGGCCGGCTCGACATCGGCGTCGGCCGGGGGGCTTCCCCCTATGAGGTCGGACTGTTCGGCATCGGCACGCAGGACGCCCGCGCGGTGTTCGAGGAGGCGCTGACGGTGATCCGCGCCTTCCTGCGGGAGGACGTGCTGTCGCATCGCGGCGAGTTCTTCACCTATCGCGACATCCCGCTGACGATGCGGCCGTTGCAGCCGGGCGGGCCGCCCATGTGGTATGGCGCCTTTTCCGAGCGCAACCTCCGTTTCGCGGCGGCGCATGGCCTCAATGTCACGTTGAGCGGCCCGCCGCAGCGGCTGCGCGAGCTGTCGTCGCGCTATCGGGCCATCTGGCGGGAATTGCATGAAGGCGCGCCGCCGCCCGGCATGGCGAGCATGTACCAGATGTTCGTCGCGCGGAGCGACGAGGAGGCCGCCCGGATCGTCGCGCCGGCCTATGCGAAATGGTATGAGAGCATGACGCAGCTGTGGCGCCACAACAATGCGATGCCGCGCGAGACGCTGCCGCCGACCTTCGAGCAGGCGATGCGGCAAGGGTCGATCATCGCGGGCAGCGCCGAGACGGTGCGGCAGCGGATGCAGCAGTTGCTCGACGCGAGCGGGCTCGACCGGTTGCTGCTCCAGTGCAATCTGGGGACGATGCCGCATCAGGCGGCGTTGGAATCGCTGCAATGCTTTCACGAGGAGGTCGCCCCGCATCTGCACGTCGCCCCCCGCACCGACGGCTTCGAGGCGGATGCGGCCTGA